CATCACGGCACCGGAGCAGGACTGCGTGGTGGAGAGCGAGAAGCCCAGGTGGGACGAGGCGAGGATGACGGTCGCCGCGCTGGTCTGTGCGGCGAAGCCCTGCTGCGGCCGAAGGTCGGTGAGGCCCTTGCCCATGGTGCGGATGATGCGCCAGCCGCCGAGGTAGGTACCGAGCGCGATCGCGACACCGGCGGAGACGATGACCCACATGGGCGGGTTGGAGCCGGGGGCGAGGACGCCGCCGGTGACCAGCGCGAGGGTGATGACACCCATGGTCTTCTGCGCGTCGTTGGTGCCGTGGGCGAGGGAGACGAGGCCGGCCGACGCGATCTGTCCCGCGCGGTAGCCCTTCGCCGTGTCCTTCTCGTCCGTGTTGCGGCCGATGCGGTAGGTGAGCCGGGTGGCGAGCATCGCGGCCAGGCCGGCCACCAGCGGCGCGGCGAGCGCCGGGAGCAGGACCTTGGTGACGACGACTCCGCCGTTGACGCCGGAGGTGCCGACGGACATCAGCGTGGCGCCGATGAGTCCGCCGAACAGGGCGTGGGAAGAGCTCGACGGAAGGCCGAGCAGCCAGGTGAAGAGGTTCCAGAGGATGGCGCCGACGAGCGCCGCGAAGATGACTTCTGTCTGGATGCCCTGTTCGTTGATGAGCCCGCCGGAGATGGTCTTGGCGACCTCGACGGACAGGAACGCGCCGACGAGGTTGAGCACGGCGGACATCGCCACCGCCGTCTTGGGTTTCAGTGCGCCGGTCGAGATGGTCGTCGCCATCGCGTTGGCGGTGTCGTGGAAACCGTTCGTGAAATCGAACACGAGAGCCGTCACGATCACGATCGCGAGCAGCAGCGTGATGTGTTCCATTTACCCAGGCAATCGTTTGACGTCAGTGGCCGTTCAGGAACGTAGGGATGTTGAGTGAACGGAAGATGAACTGAGGCAGGCGTTGTGGTGACTCCCAACAGGGTGCGGTCGCTCCGCTTGTGAACGGGTGTGTCACTCCCGGTATCGGGGGCGCCACGCGGATTCCGCTCGACCCGTGCGGCGCCCCGCCCCCGCCCCGATTCCGGCCCCCTGCCGGGCGTCCGGCGCGGCCCGCTCCGGCCCCCCCGCACCGGGGTCGGCGCCGGGGAGAGATTCACCTCACCGAGGGACCCGCGGACCCCGCGAACTCCCTTGCACCGCCTGGCAAAATCGCCGCATGACGGAAACCGGACACGCGCACGGACACGACCGCGGGAGCGAGCACGGACACGAACACGGGCACCCGAACGGCCCGGAGATCGAACAGGCCTGGCTGGACCTCGTCGCGACCGCCCGCCGGAGCGCGGCCGACGGACTGGTCGTCGGCACCTCGGGCAACGTGTCCGTACGCGTCGGGGATCTCGTCCTCGTCACCCCGAGCGGAGTGCCGTACGACCGGCTGACGCCCGCGGACACCGTCGCCGTCGATCTGGACGGCCGGCAGGTCACCGGCCGCCTCAGGCCCACCAGCGAGCTGCCGATGCATCTGGAGGTCTACCGCAACTCCACCGCCGGCGCCGTGGTGCACACCCACGCCGTCCACGCCACCGCCGTCTCCACCCTCGTCCCCGAACTCCCGCTGATCCACTACATGGCGGCGGACTTCGGCGGACCGGTCCGGGTCGCCCCGTACGCGATGTACGGCACGGACGCGCTGGCCGGGCACATGGTGCGCGCGCTGGCCGGCCGCACGGGCTGTCTGCTCCAGAACCACGGCACCGTCACCTACGCGGACACCCTGGACAAGGCGTACGACCGCACGGCCCAGCTGGAGTGGATGTGCCGGCTGTGGCTCACCGCCACCTCCGTACCCGGCCGTACGCCGACCCTGCTCTCCCGGGGGCAGGTACGGGACGTCGAGGAGCAGCTCAGGGGCTACGGCCAGCGGAGCTGACCACGCGGACCGGCCACCCCGCGGCGCCCCGGGGCTTCACCCCGTACGGCCCCTCCACTGGCCGTACCGGCCGTCCGTGCCGACACTGGGGGAATGCGCCCGGCCAGAGCGACGGCAGCAGCCGTCACCACAGTGATCGGTGTCGGCACGGCCGCGGTGGCGGCCGGCCGGTACGCCAGCGACGCGGCGCTCAAGGCGCCCACCGGGCGACCACTGCCGGGCGACCCACGGCTCGCCGTGCACGCCACGGCCGCCGGCCGCGTCACCCTGACCCGCTGTCTCGCCTCCCTGCGCCCCGGCGTCTACGGCCTGGAGTCCGCGGACGTCCAGGCGGTCGTCGGCCCGGTCATCGACGACGTACCGCACCCTCCCGACACGGTCGTCCGCAGACTGGAACGCGTCGGGCGGGGCACCCTCGCCGCCGGCAGCCGCGTCCGGCTCACGCCCCAGCTCCACCACGGCGACCCCTCCACCGCGCTGGGCATCGACCACGACCGGGTGGAGATCCCCGGCGAACTCGGCCCGCTTCCCGGCTGGTTCGTGCCCGGCAGCCGCGACACCTGGGTGATCACCGCGCACGGCCTCGGTACCACCCCGGAGCACCCCATGAACGTCCTGGAGTTCCTGGTGGACCAGCAGTTCCCGGTGCTGAACGTGGCCTACCGGGGCGACCGCGGCGCCCCGCCCTCGCCGGACGGCCTCGGGCACTTCGGCCACTCCGAATGGCGCGACCTCGACGCGGCCATCCGCCACGCCGTGCGGGACGGTGCCGAACACGTCGTCCTGTACGGCTGGTCCGTCGGGGCCACGATGGCCCTGCACGCCGCCGGGAAGTCCGGACAGCGCGACCGGATCACCGGACTCGTCCTGGACAGCCCGGTGCTCGACTGGGAGGCCACACTGCGCGCCCTGGCCACCGCGCGACGCACCCCGGGCCCGCTGCTGCCGCTCGCCGTTCGCGCGGCGCAGGGCCGGACCGGACTGCGCGGCGGCAGACTGCCCGTGGTCGCCGATCCGCGGGAACTCCACGTCCCGACGCTGATCGTGCACGGCCCCGACGACGCCCTCTCTCCCTGGTACCCGTCGCGCGAACTCGCCGCCCGCCGCCCCGAACTGGTCACCCTGCACACGGTCTCGGACGCCCCGCACGGCGCGATGTGGAACGCCGACCCCCTCGGCTACGAGGAGACGCTCCGCCGCTTCCTCACGCCCCTCATGTAGCCCCGCGCCCCCACGGGCCCCACCGCGCCGCGACTTCCGTACACAGGCGCCCGGAGCACACCCCGGCCACCCTCCGGTCCGGTGTCTTCCCGGGCGTGTGACCGGCCGCTGGAGGCCCGGCCCGGAGGTTCCGTTTGGGCTTTCGGGCAATCAGCGGGAAGACTGCACCCGTGACGTCCCGAAAGCCTGATGAGCAATTGGCGCGCAACTCCAGACTCCGACTCGTCCGCCCGCGAGCCCTGACCACGGCCCGACGGGCCGTGACCACCGGACGAACACGTCCGGCGCCCCGTCCGCCGGAGGGCACACCGCCCCCCGCGGAGCTGGCCCGTCAGGCGAGGGCCGTCCTCGCCGACGCCGTACGGATCGCCCGCTGGGCCGCGGCCGACCGGGCCCCCGGTGCGGGCCCGCTCGCCCCGAAGGCACGTGAACGGGCCGCCGCCGCCCTGGAGTTGACTCCGGACCAGGTGAGCGCGGGCTGGGACCGCGCCAGGCTCGCCGGGCTCGTCGAACTGCACGGCACCACCGCACGCCCCGGCTGGCGCCTGCGCGCCTGGGACCGGGACGACTCCGCCGTCCTGCGCGGCTGGGTCGCCCTCTTCGACGCCTGGTCGCTCGTCCACGCCGCCCCCGACGACGTCGCCCCGGCGACGGTCGCCGAGGTCGTCGAGGCCGTCCCCCAGGTGCTCTCCCTCCTCCAGCTCTCGGCCGGCCCCGTGCCCGTACCGGCGCTTCTGGACCTGCTCCAGCAGCGCGTCGCGGAGCTGCGCGACGAGCGCTGCGAGGTGCCGTACGACCCCCGGGCCGCCTCCGGTCCCACGGCCGCCCCGACCGCCTCCGCACCGGAGCCCGCGCCGGCCACGGCCCCCGTCCCGCTGCCGCCGCTCCTGGACTGGGCCCTGGAGGGCCTGGCCGCCGTCGGCGCGCTGACCCTCGGCGCGGGCCAGGCGACCCTCACACCGCTCGGCAACTGGGCGGTCTGGGTCAAGCTGGAGCAGATCTGCGTCGCCGCGCAGAGCCCGGCGGGCAACATCGAGCAGTCCGCCGACAACATGCTGCGCGGCTGCGCCCGGCTCACCCCCGGACCTGCCCGCGCGGAGTACCGCGCCTGGCTCGCCGCCCGCACCGTCGGCAGCGCGGTCACCGAACTCCTCACCGTGGCACGCGGCGAGGACGCGCTCCTGCGCGGACTGGCCTTCGAGGCCCTGCGCGTCGTCGGCGCCCCCGCCGAGCCGGAGGTGCGCACCGCATCCGCCGAACCCTCGCTGCGCCCCTACGCCCTGCTCTGGCTCGCCGAGTACGACGGCACGGACCCCGAGGACGCCCCCGACGTCCTCACCCGCGAGGAGTCGACCTGGCTCTGGGTCGACACCGCGGCGGCCGTCGCCGACCACGGCGAGACCGCGCTGCTGGTCCGCCATCTCGACTCCGCCGTCCAGGGCACCGTCCCCGCCCTGCTCGACGAGGTCAGGGCCGTCGGCCACCCCCGCACCGTGCAGGTGCTGGTCGCGCTGGCGGCGGCGCACCCGGACCCGGCGCTCGCCAAGGCCGTACGCCGCGCCGCGTTCCAGGTCCACACCGGCGGATCCTGACCGGCCCGCGCGGACGGGGCCCGTCCGCGCAGGGCCCGGCAGCTCCCGTACCGCCGGCGGTACGGCGGCTCAGCCGCCGGCGCCCGGCGCGTACGTCCCGAAGCTCCACACGTTGCCCTCCGCGTCGCGCGCCATGTAGTCCCGCGAGCCGTAGTCCTGGTCCGTCGGCGGCATCAGGATCTCCACGCCCCGCTCCACGGCCCGCGCGTGGTGCGCGTCCACGTCCTCGACGACCACATAGATCCCGGCGGGCCCGCCGCCCGCCATCGCCTCGGCGAAGACGCCCTCGCCCTTCCTGGACCCCAGCATCACCATGCCGCTCCCATGGGCCAGTTCGGCATGGAGCACGCTGCCGTCCTCGCCCTCGTACACACTCACCTCCCTGAAGCCGAAGGCGTCCTTCAGTGTCCTGATGGCGGCCTTCGCGTCCTCGTACACGAGCGTCGGACAGACAGTCGGCACCCCGGCCATGCTGATCACCCTTCTCCGCGTTCGGCTGTGACCTGCGTCTCAGTTCTCCCAGTCTGGCACCGGTCACCGACAACGCAGCCCGGCCGGGCGCCCAGGAGGGACCCCGCCGGGCGACAACCAGTTGTCCCGCCCCGGTAGACTCGCCCGTATGGCATTTCTCCTTGTGCATTAGCCGGCGTCGAAGAATCCCCTCCGCCCGCCCTTCCGCCGTCCATACCGCCCTGGAGTTTTTCCGTGATCACCGCCACCGGTGTCGAGTTGCGCGCCGGCGCTCGCATCCTCATCGAGTCAGCCTCGTTCCGCATCGCCAAGGGCGACCGCATCGGCCTCGTCGGCCGCAACGGAGCGGGCAAGACCACCCTCACCAAATGCCTCGCGGGTGAAGGCACCCCCGCCGCCGGCACCATCACCCGCTCCGGCGACGTCGGCTATCTCCCGCAGGACCCGCGCACCGGCGACCTCGAAACCCTCGCCCGCGACCGCATCCTCTCGGCCCGCGACCTCGACTCCGTCCTGAAGAAGATGCGCGAGAACGAGGACCGGATGGCGAACGGCAAGGGCGCCACCCGCGAGAAGGCGATGAAGAAGTACGAGCGCCTGGAGACCGAGTTCCTGACCAAGGGCGGATACGCCGCCGAGTCCGAGGCCGCCACCATCGCCGCCGCGCTCGGCCTGCCCGACCGGGTACTCGGCCAGCCCCTCCATACGCTCTCCGGCGGTCAGCGCCGCCGCGTCGAACTCGCCCGCATCCTCTTCTCGGACGCCGACACCCTGCTCCTGGACGAGCCGACGAACCACCTCGACGCCGACTCCATCGTCTGGCTGCGGGACTACCTCAAGACCTACCGCGGCGGCTTCATCGTCATCTCCCACGACGTCGACCTCGTCGAGACGGTCGTCAACAAGGTCTTCTACCTGGACGCCAACCGCTCCCAGATCGACGTCTACAACATGGGCTGGAAGCTCTACCAGCAGCAGCGCGAGTCCGACGAGAAGCGGCGCAAGCGCGAGCGCGCCAACGCGGAGAAGAAGGCCGCCACGCTCAACTCGCAGGCCGACAAGATGCGCGCCAAGGCCACCAAGACCGTCGCCGCGCAGAACATGGCACGCCGCGCCGAGCGCCTGCTCTCGGGCCTGGAGGCGGTACGCCAGTCCGACAAGGTCGCCAAGCTGCGCTTCCCCGACCCCGCGCCGTGCGGCAGGACGCCGCTGACCGCCGAGGGCCTGTCGAAGTCGTACGGCTCCCTGGAGATCTTCACGGACGTCGACCTGGCCATCGACAAGGGCTCGCGCGTCGTCATCCTCGGCCTCAACGGCGCGGGCAAGACCACCCTGCTGCGGCTGCTCGCCGGGGTGGAGAAGCCCGACACCGGCGAAGTGACGCCGGGCCACGGCCTCAAGCTCGGCTACTACGCGCAGGAGCACGAGACGCTCGACCCCGACCGCTCCGTCCTGGAGAACATGCGGTCCTCCGCCCCCGACCTCGACCTGGTCGACGTCCGCAAGACCCTCGGCTCGTTCCTCTTCTCAGGAGACGACGTCGAGAAGCCCGCCCGCGTCCTGTCCGGCGGCGAGAAGACCCGCCTCGCCCTCGCGACCCTGGTCGTCTCGTCGGCCAACGTGCTGCTCCTGGACGAGCCCACGAACAACCTCGACCCGGCCAGCCGCGAGGAGATCCTCGGCGCGCTGCGCACGTACAAGGGCGCGGTCATCCTCGTCACTCACGACGAGGGCGCCGTACAGGCGCTCGAACCGGAACGGATCATCCTGCTGCCCGACGGTGTCGAGGACCTCTGGGGCGCCGACTACGCGGATCTGGTGGCGCTGGCCTGACCGGACGGGCGTGATCCACTCCGTATGGATCATTCGGCTCAGCGGTGATCCATCATCTGAGTGAGTGCGTCTCGTACTTTGGCGTGGCGCGCCGACGATCAAGCCTTTCCGGTACCAGTTCGATCAGCTTTCCGGCGTACGGCGTCTGACCTGCTGTTTCCTCCGCGCATCCGACGACATGCGTGTCCGCGCCGGTCTGGAATTCGTCATTCCGTTCGTGTTCGAATGCGGGGCTCCGTCGAAGCTTGTGACGGGAACCTTGCTGAATGGGTGGCCAGGAGCGCCCCGAGGGGTGATCATGAGAAGTCCAGAGCGCATTTTCATGAGGAGGCACGGGTGGCCGAGACTCTGAAGAAGGGCAGCCGGGTAACCGGCCCCGCGCGCGACAAGCTCGCGGCAGACCTGAAGAAGAAGTACGACTCCGGTGCGAGTATCCGTGCGCTGGCCGAGGAAACGGGCCGGTCCTACGGATTCGTCCACCGGATGCTCAGCGAGTCCGGAGTCACACTCCGGGGACGCGGTGGAGCGACGCGCGGCAAGAAGGCCTCGGCCTGACGACCGCGTACAGCTTCTCCGGCCACCGGTTCCGCCGGTGACCACCCGGCCGGTCGTCGCGGTCGACCGGGTGGTTACTGTGCAGTCACTTAGCCAGATGTGCTGACTGCACCGAACCGGAGGCGTCCCATGACTTCGCTCGATCACGTGCTCGACAAGGACGGCGTACGGCTCACCGTCGAGGACGCGGTTGCCACGGTGACCTTGACCAACCCGGCCAAGCGCAACGCTCAGTCTCCCGCTCTGTGGCGGGCGTTGACGGAAGCCGGACAGTCACTGCCAGGCAGCGTGCGGGTCGTCGTGCTGCGCGGCGAGGGGAAATCCTTCTCCGCGGGCCTCGACCGGCAGGCGTTCACTCCCGAGGGCTTCGACGGTGAACCCTCCTTCCCGGACCTGGCACGCCGTTCCGACACGGACCTGGACGCGGCCATCGCCGAGTACCAGTCCGCCTTCACCTGGTGGCGCCGGAGTGACATCGTGTCGATCGCCGCCGTCCAGGGACACGCCATCGGCGCCGGATTCCAGCTCGCGCTGGGCTGCGATCTGCGGGTCGTCGCGTCGGACGTGCAGTTCGCGATGCGCGAGACCAGCCTCGGGCTGGTCCCCGATCTCGCCGGTACGCACACCCTCGTGGGGATCGTCGGCTACGCCCGCGCGCTGGAGATCTGCGCGACGGGCCGCTTCGTGCAGGCCGAGGAGGCCGAGCGGACCGGTCTCGCCAATCTCGTGGTGCCGCCGGCCGAACTCGACGCGGCGGTGGGGGACCTGACGGCCGCGATCCTGGCCGCGCCGCGCGACGCGACGGTCGAGACGAAGGCCCTGCTGCTGGGTGCGTCGTCGCGTACGTACGACGAACAGCGCGCCGCCGAACGCGCGGCCCAGGCACGCCGCCTGCGGGACCTGGCGGGCCTGGGGGACTAGGCCGTTTCTTTCGGATCATCTTTGCTGACCGGATGAAGATGGTGGCGAGGTGGAGTCCGGCGAGGGTGGTGACGGTCAGTTCCGTACGGGCACGTCAACGGCCTGCGGCCCGGCGCCCCTCTGATTTGGTACGGCCTCCGGGACGGGGAGGCCGTCGGCCCGGGAAGGGTGCGGGCCGGATCGGAGACCGGGCCCGCACCCGCCCGCTTTCACGGCGCGACACGGATATCGCAACTGCTCAGGGCGTCGGTCAGAGCGCCGGGTAGGCGTTCCTCATGAGCTCCTGGAACTGGGCCGGGAACCAGTGGCCGGAGAGCGGCGCGTCCGGCAGGGCGCCGGACATGTTGTTCCCGTTGAGGGGGTTACCGGTGTACGTCGGGTCGCACATCCGGTCGAAGCCCTTGCCCTCGTCGTTCTCGATCACCTTGCTGGCGCCGTCCGACTCACCCGGGGGCTTGACCCAGACGTACGCGTCGATACCGGGTGCCGGGGCCGCCTGGGGCCGTGCGCCGAGACCGGCGCCCTTCTGGTTGCACCAGTTGCCCAGGTGGATCCGGCGGTCCGTGCGGCCTCCGTTGACGTACGTGTCCGAGGTGGTCTTCGGGCCCGCGGCGGTCGGCCGGGCCGCGCCGCCCCAGCCGTTGCGGGAGGTGTCGATCAGCATGCCGACGTCCGGGGAGAAGCCTTCCTTCTGGACCTCGGCGCGGAACGCCTGGGCGAACGACTGCTCGTCCACGTAGCGGTTCCAGTCGATCCACTTGGACTTTTCGCGGATCGGACCGTCGTTGGCGGTGTCGCCGATCTTGAAGAACGGCTCCGTGGTGGCGCCGTAGTTCGCGGTGTTGGCGATGAAGCCGTGCACGTTGGCCAGTGTGCTGCCCTCGGCCTTCGCGGCCTCGGCGATCTGCTTCGCGGAGGCGTTGAAGTTGTCGTCCCAGCCGATCCAGCCGTGGTGACCCGCGTCGACGTAGTTGTACGCGTTCGGGATCGCGCCCAGCTTGGCCAGCGCGTAGCCGACACCCTTGACGTAGTTTCCGTTCGCCTTCATCGTGTCGCAGTTCGGGACCGCGGTCGGGCGGGGCGAGACGTTGGTGACCAGGTTCGGCAGCGAGTCGATCTCGACGATGTTCACGATGCGCAGGTTGGCGTAGGCCGGCTTGGCCAGGATCGCCGCGATCGGGTCGATGTACTCGCTCTTGTACCGGGGGAGATCCGTCTGGCCGAGCTCGCCGTTCGAGGCGAGGGCGGAACAGTCACGGCCGGGCAAGTTGTAGATGACCAGCTGGATCGTCTGCGCGCCCTGGCTGACGGCCCTGTTGAGGTGGGCCTCCAGGCCCATTCCGCCGGCCACACCCTTGATCGCGGCGATGCGGTCGAGCCACACGGCGGTGGGCTGGTTGGAGATTCTGCTGCCGCCGGGCTCGGCCGCGGCCTTCGCGGACCACAGCGGGTTCACGTACACCTTGGCACCCGCGTACGGGTTGTCCACGCGGGCGGCGGCCTTTGCGGACGCGGAGGCGGGGGTGGTGGTGAGCTGGGTGACCGCGCCACCGGTGAGCAGCATCGCGCCGACGGTGAGAGCGACCAGGCCGCGGCGGACTCGTCGTTGGGGTAAGGCGACTGAGGGAGTGGGGGGTGTCATGTGCGAACTACCTCCGGAGGATTTGGGTCTTCACCCCTAAGGGGGAAGACGTGTGATTTGCCCGGTTCAGTTGCACGTTCTTAACAATGGGAGCGCTCCCATCGTCAAGCCTTGACCGAGACCTGTCAATGGTTGGACGCGGCGAGGCCATTTACTACTCCACCCCCACGCGCTACGTTGCAAATGGGAGCGCTCCCATAGCCCCGTCAACCCCCACCATCCACGCCAGACCCTCTTGCAGGTCGATCGCCGGGCCCGAACGGTCGGCTCCCGCAGCATGGGGCGACGCCCGCGACAGGTCCCGGCCGATCGGTCGGTGCTCGAAAGAGAACCTTCACGAAGGAGACCACTCATGGCCATCAACTCGGTCCGTGCCCGGCGCACGCTGGCCCTAGCCGGGGCCGCGGGCGTTGTCGCCGCGGTGCTGTCCGTGCCGTCCCCGGCATCGGCGCACGGCGTCAGCATCATGCCCGGCTCGCGGACCAACCTGTGCTACAAGGACCTGCTCCAGAACAGCTCGACCCAGATGCCGTCCAACCCCGCCTGCGCCGCCGCGGTCC
This window of the Streptomyces niveus genome carries:
- a CDS encoding inorganic phosphate transporter → MEHITLLLAIVIVTALVFDFTNGFHDTANAMATTISTGALKPKTAVAMSAVLNLVGAFLSVEVAKTISGGLINEQGIQTEVIFAALVGAILWNLFTWLLGLPSSSSHALFGGLIGATLMSVGTSGVNGGVVVTKVLLPALAAPLVAGLAAMLATRLTYRIGRNTDEKDTAKGYRAGQIASAGLVSLAHGTNDAQKTMGVITLALVTGGVLAPGSNPPMWVIVSAGVAIALGTYLGGWRIIRTMGKGLTDLRPQQGFAAQTSAATVILASSHLGFSLSTTQSCSGAVMGAGLGRKGGVVRWSTATRMFIAWGLTLPAAGLVAAGAEFLTKQGPWGVAVTAALLVGLSAVIWLASRRQPVDHTNVNESDGPAAEPAGVVTAAIAAVTPPPVGGPSSEIAATIPAPGPGEPTAEPARTATV
- a CDS encoding class II aldolase/adducin family protein — protein: MTETGHAHGHDRGSEHGHEHGHPNGPEIEQAWLDLVATARRSAADGLVVGTSGNVSVRVGDLVLVTPSGVPYDRLTPADTVAVDLDGRQVTGRLRPTSELPMHLEVYRNSTAGAVVHTHAVHATAVSTLVPELPLIHYMAADFGGPVRVAPYAMYGTDALAGHMVRALAGRTGCLLQNHGTVTYADTLDKAYDRTAQLEWMCRLWLTATSVPGRTPTLLSRGQVRDVEEQLRGYGQRS
- a CDS encoding alpha/beta hydrolase is translated as MRPARATAAAVTTVIGVGTAAVAAGRYASDAALKAPTGRPLPGDPRLAVHATAAGRVTLTRCLASLRPGVYGLESADVQAVVGPVIDDVPHPPDTVVRRLERVGRGTLAAGSRVRLTPQLHHGDPSTALGIDHDRVEIPGELGPLPGWFVPGSRDTWVITAHGLGTTPEHPMNVLEFLVDQQFPVLNVAYRGDRGAPPSPDGLGHFGHSEWRDLDAAIRHAVRDGAEHVVLYGWSVGATMALHAAGKSGQRDRITGLVLDSPVLDWEATLRALATARRTPGPLLPLAVRAAQGRTGLRGGRLPVVADPRELHVPTLIVHGPDDALSPWYPSRELAARRPELVTLHTVSDAPHGAMWNADPLGYEETLRRFLTPLM
- a CDS encoding VOC family protein; this translates as MAGVPTVCPTLVYEDAKAAIRTLKDAFGFREVSVYEGEDGSVLHAELAHGSGMVMLGSRKGEGVFAEAMAGGGPAGIYVVVEDVDAHHARAVERGVEILMPPTDQDYGSRDYMARDAEGNVWSFGTYAPGAGG
- a CDS encoding ABC-F family ATP-binding cassette domain-containing protein, whose protein sequence is MITATGVELRAGARILIESASFRIAKGDRIGLVGRNGAGKTTLTKCLAGEGTPAAGTITRSGDVGYLPQDPRTGDLETLARDRILSARDLDSVLKKMRENEDRMANGKGATREKAMKKYERLETEFLTKGGYAAESEAATIAAALGLPDRVLGQPLHTLSGGQRRRVELARILFSDADTLLLDEPTNHLDADSIVWLRDYLKTYRGGFIVISHDVDLVETVVNKVFYLDANRSQIDVYNMGWKLYQQQRESDEKRRKRERANAEKKAATLNSQADKMRAKATKTVAAQNMARRAERLLSGLEAVRQSDKVAKLRFPDPAPCGRTPLTAEGLSKSYGSLEIFTDVDLAIDKGSRVVILGLNGAGKTTLLRLLAGVEKPDTGEVTPGHGLKLGYYAQEHETLDPDRSVLENMRSSAPDLDLVDVRKTLGSFLFSGDDVEKPARVLSGGEKTRLALATLVVSSANVLLLDEPTNNLDPASREEILGALRTYKGAVILVTHDEGAVQALEPERIILLPDGVEDLWGADYADLVALA
- a CDS encoding helix-turn-helix domain-containing protein codes for the protein MAETLKKGSRVTGPARDKLAADLKKKYDSGASIRALAEETGRSYGFVHRMLSESGVTLRGRGGATRGKKASA
- a CDS encoding enoyl-CoA hydratase/isomerase family protein → MTSLDHVLDKDGVRLTVEDAVATVTLTNPAKRNAQSPALWRALTEAGQSLPGSVRVVVLRGEGKSFSAGLDRQAFTPEGFDGEPSFPDLARRSDTDLDAAIAEYQSAFTWWRRSDIVSIAAVQGHAIGAGFQLALGCDLRVVASDVQFAMRETSLGLVPDLAGTHTLVGIVGYARALEICATGRFVQAEEAERTGLANLVVPPAELDAAVGDLTAAILAAPRDATVETKALLLGASSRTYDEQRAAERAAQARRLRDLAGLGD
- a CDS encoding glycoside hydrolase family 6 protein, whose translation is MLLTGGAVTQLTTTPASASAKAAARVDNPYAGAKVYVNPLWSAKAAAEPGGSRISNQPTAVWLDRIAAIKGVAGGMGLEAHLNRAVSQGAQTIQLVIYNLPGRDCSALASNGELGQTDLPRYKSEYIDPIAAILAKPAYANLRIVNIVEIDSLPNLVTNVSPRPTAVPNCDTMKANGNYVKGVGYALAKLGAIPNAYNYVDAGHHGWIGWDDNFNASAKQIAEAAKAEGSTLANVHGFIANTANYGATTEPFFKIGDTANDGPIREKSKWIDWNRYVDEQSFAQAFRAEVQKEGFSPDVGMLIDTSRNGWGGAARPTAAGPKTTSDTYVNGGRTDRRIHLGNWCNQKGAGLGARPQAAPAPGIDAYVWVKPPGESDGASKVIENDEGKGFDRMCDPTYTGNPLNGNNMSGALPDAPLSGHWFPAQFQELMRNAYPAL